In Clostridium swellfunianum, a genomic segment contains:
- a CDS encoding AAA family ATPase: MIKRIHIMGASGSGTTTLARALSEKIGYTHFDSDNYYWVSTPIRFTQKRDREERNNLLIRDLESSTKWVLSGSLCRWDNILIPDFELVVYLSLPKEIRIQRLLERERQRYGAEIEPNGSRHQLHNEFIEWASQYDEAGPYMRSKSLHSIWLSNLSCPVLRIEGDKTVEERLNIILSAIE, from the coding sequence ATGATTAAACGAATACATATCATGGGAGCTTCGGGCTCTGGGACAACAACTTTAGCTAGGGCACTTTCCGAGAAGATCGGATATACTCATTTTGATTCTGATAATTATTATTGGGTTTCCACACCCATCCGATTTACACAAAAACGAGATCGTGAAGAAAGGAATAATCTTTTAATAAGAGATTTGGAAAGTTCCACTAAATGGGTATTATCAGGATCTTTATGCCGCTGGGACAATATTCTCATTCCAGATTTTGAGTTGGTTGTATATTTATCTTTGCCAAAAGAAATACGGATACAACGACTACTTGAGAGAGAAAGACAGAGGTACGGTGCAGAAATTGAACCAAATGGATCAAGGCATCAGCTACATAATGAATTTATTGAATGGGCATCACAGTACGATGAAGCCGGGCCTTATATGAGAAGTAAATCGTTACATAGCATTTGGTTATCCAATTTGTCTTGCCCCGTTCTGAGAATTGAAGGAGATAAGACTGTTGAAGAACGCTTAAATATTATACTGAGTGCAATTGAATAG
- a CDS encoding serine hydrolase domain-containing protein, translated as MNEETVMQEAMGEAKISEHIPNRVNTRFPTASGSKIFTAVAILKLIELGRLSLDDSVTACLPNFFPYMDNSVTIRHLLTHTSGFCDYFDEEENDTDVSYASVWENIPMYAMKSPNDFLRLLQNKKMEFEPGHRFKYNNGGFVILSMIIEKVSGMNFPLFIQKYIFDICGMNHSGYFSMDNLPSDTAIGYTGNEKGGLKANIYSVPIVGGGDGGAYTTAGDMYLFWNALLNGEILAPQIVQAMCTPQVKTGEDCIAYGYGVWLNICNESVIKIHVMGGDPGVSFRSAYYPHDKIVCTVLCNRDEGSYMAFKVAEDMMPTMQAKNNNI; from the coding sequence ATTAATGAAGAAACCGTTATGCAAGAAGCTATGGGAGAGGCTAAAATAAGTGAACATATTCCAAACCGTGTAAATACAAGATTTCCAACAGCCTCTGGAAGTAAGATATTTACTGCTGTTGCAATATTAAAACTAATTGAGTTAGGAAGATTATCATTAGATGATTCGGTTACAGCTTGTCTACCAAACTTTTTTCCATACATGGATAATTCGGTGACAATTCGCCATCTACTTACCCATACATCAGGTTTTTGTGATTATTTTGATGAGGAAGAAAATGATACAGATGTCTCCTATGCTAGTGTATGGGAAAACATCCCTATGTATGCCATGAAATCACCTAATGATTTTTTGAGATTACTTCAAAATAAAAAAATGGAATTTGAACCTGGTCATCGTTTCAAATATAACAATGGTGGGTTTGTAATACTTTCTATGATTATAGAAAAAGTTTCAGGCATGAATTTTCCACTTTTTATTCAGAAGTACATTTTTGACATATGTGGGATGAACCATAGTGGGTATTTCTCAATGGACAATCTTCCGAGTGATACTGCAATTGGCTATACAGGTAATGAAAAAGGCGGTTTGAAAGCTAATATTTATTCTGTGCCAATTGTTGGTGGTGGTGATGGAGGTGCCTATACTACTGCAGGAGACATGTATTTATTCTGGAATGCGTTGCTAAATGGTGAAATACTAGCACCTCAGATTGTACAAGCTATGTGTACTCCACAAGTAAAAACTGGAGAAGATTGCATCGCTTATGGGTATGGTGTATGGTTGAATATATGCAATGAAAGTGTTATCAAAATCCATGTTATGGGTGGCGACCCTGGAGTATCATTTAGAAGCGCCTATTATCCACATGACAAAATCGTATGCACTGTTTTATGCAACCGTGATGAAGGCAGTTATATGGCATTTAAAGTGGCTGAGGATATGATGCCTACTATGCAAGCTAAAAATAACAACATATGA
- a CDS encoding GNAT family N-acetyltransferase: MVELKSSEFNNIIQVLDNERVHCTFAYAVVEGKQPGRIYSDNNIKPTCCLIVCKSGKYLVAGDTNNASFNEFLSDYLYDRENHSNYFDLYSSSQKWILKLDELLADNAAKLSRQLFQWNHSSLPSIANFSEMLPEGFELKRMDADLFVKYSKEIDSSYINLWGYPNNFVSNGFGFCIMKDNEFVSICNTYYVRQGFAEIDIITKEQFRKQGFALITCSEFIKHSVNNNIKPIWDCDDGNERSKALAEKLGFQSVEDYQMHWWHENKSFVESYLKKFNYQIN; the protein is encoded by the coding sequence ATGGTAGAACTAAAAAGCAGTGAATTTAATAATATTATTCAGGTTTTAGATAACGAAAGAGTGCATTGCACTTTTGCATATGCAGTGGTAGAAGGAAAGCAGCCAGGTAGAATTTATTCAGATAATAATATAAAACCTACATGCTGCTTAATAGTTTGTAAAAGCGGTAAATATTTGGTCGCTGGTGATACAAATAATGCAAGCTTTAATGAATTTTTATCAGATTACTTATATGATAGAGAAAATCATAGCAACTATTTTGACCTTTACAGTTCTTCTCAAAAGTGGATTCTTAAGTTGGACGAGCTATTAGCTGATAATGCGGCTAAATTGAGTAGACAGCTATTTCAATGGAATCATTCAAGTCTGCCTTCAATCGCTAATTTTAGTGAAATGCTACCAGAAGGTTTTGAGTTAAAAAGAATGGATGCAGATTTATTTGTAAAATATTCAAAGGAGATAGATTCATCATATATCAACTTATGGGGATATCCCAATAACTTTGTTTCTAATGGGTTTGGTTTTTGTATAATGAAAGATAATGAATTTGTTAGTATTTGCAATACATATTACGTAAGACAAGGTTTTGCAGAAATAGATATAATAACAAAAGAGCAGTTTAGAAAACAAGGGTTTGCTTTAATTACGTGTTCAGAGTTTATAAAGCACTCTGTAAATAATAATATTAAACCTATATGGGATTGTGATGATGGAAATGAAAGGTCAAAAGCTTTAGCAGAAAAGCTTGGGTTTCAAAGTGTTGAAGACTATCAAATGCATTGGTGGCATGAAAATAAAAGTTTTGTTGAAAGTTATTTAAAGAAATTTAACTATCAAATTAACTAG
- a CDS encoding HD domain-containing protein, whose product MKNLSDMSYVPSVEEAKLILEESGKLNPGPWIKHSLYVGKAAEQIAQNCSALNPETAYVLGLLHDIGRRFGVTSMRHSIDGYNFLSQKGYHLSAKICITHSFPYKNVKAVFGEWDCSDEELKFIEHFLNNTEFDDYDMLIQLCDALALPTGFCLIEKRMIDVALRHGLNEYIVPKWRQTFQIQKYFEELMGKSLYSALPGVVENTFN is encoded by the coding sequence ATGAAAAATTTAAGCGATATGAGCTATGTCCCATCTGTCGAGGAGGCCAAACTCATATTAGAAGAGAGTGGAAAGCTAAATCCTGGGCCTTGGATAAAACATTCACTGTATGTAGGTAAAGCTGCAGAACAAATAGCCCAGAATTGTTCAGCACTAAATCCAGAAACAGCTTATGTATTGGGGTTACTCCATGATATAGGGAGAAGATTTGGTGTTACAAGCATGAGGCATAGCATTGATGGATACAACTTTCTTTCACAGAAGGGGTATCATTTATCTGCAAAGATATGTATAACGCATTCGTTTCCATATAAGAATGTTAAAGCAGTATTTGGTGAATGGGATTGCAGTGATGAGGAACTTAAATTTATTGAACATTTTCTGAATAATACGGAATTTGATGACTATGATATGTTAATCCAACTATGTGATGCCCTAGCTTTACCAACTGGATTCTGTTTAATCGAAAAAAGAATGATTGATGTAGCTCTCAGGCATGGGCTAAATGAATATATTGTTCCAAAGTGGAGACAAACCTTTCAAATTCAAAAATATTTCGAGGAGCTGATGGGAAAATCATTATACAGTGCACTTCCAGGAGTTGTAGAAAATACTTTTAATTGA
- a CDS encoding DUF2785 domain-containing protein: MNKQELKTLLRNIKNNKYAVPEGVNPYKLSLELMDYIGDIDGELRDDLVYSVLVGWIMGDTLTPEEAHDIFVIALDEKHILNGLGEINDTVFGRTFSVEVAACIIYKHRKLLSDSDILKAFNTVLKFYNEDRDVRGFVEGKRWAHGAAHGADALMELAQCKVIGYEGLKKIIDSIHKKININYYGYINNEDERMISAVKAVLERNIIPVGEIEEWIRSFGNIKKTGYILPDDLFIEHNVTLFLKSLYFRLADNTKYEQLAKIVKEVLKKTSRFGED, from the coding sequence ATGAATAAACAAGAGTTAAAGACATTATTAAGAAATATAAAAAACAACAAATACGCAGTACCAGAGGGTGTGAACCCATATAAATTGTCCTTGGAGTTGATGGATTATATAGGTGATATTGATGGTGAGTTGCGTGATGACTTGGTTTATTCAGTTCTTGTAGGATGGATAATGGGGGATACTCTGACACCTGAAGAAGCACATGACATATTTGTCATAGCATTAGACGAAAAACATATTTTAAATGGATTGGGAGAAATTAATGATACGGTTTTTGGCAGGACTTTTTCCGTTGAAGTGGCTGCATGTATCATCTATAAGCACAGAAAGCTTTTATCTGATAGTGATATTTTAAAAGCTTTTAATACAGTTTTAAAATTTTATAATGAGGACAGGGATGTAAGAGGATTTGTAGAAGGTAAAAGGTGGGCTCATGGGGCTGCCCACGGTGCTGATGCCCTGATGGAACTCGCACAATGTAAGGTAATAGGATATGAAGGATTAAAAAAGATAATAGATTCAATACATAAAAAAATTAACATAAATTACTACGGATATATTAACAATGAGGATGAGCGTATGATATCGGCTGTTAAGGCAGTTTTGGAAAGAAATATAATACCTGTAGGAGAAATTGAAGAATGGATTAGAAGCTTTGGTAACATAAAAAAAACAGGTTATATACTTCCTGATGATCTATTTATTGAACATAATGTAACTCTTTTCTTAAAAAGCTTATACTTTAGACTTGCTGATAATACGAAGTATGAACAACTAGCAAAAATAGTTAAAGAGGTGCTAAAGAAAACAAGCCGTTTTGGTGAGGATTAA
- a CDS encoding GNAT family N-acetyltransferase — MGISIREATINDVYGIAKVHVDSWNTTYKDIVPAEYLKSRTYKWQEERWVKRYFANKNTKEFLYVAVTMDDRVIGFACGSSLNEDIEFKGTINAIYILDSYQKQGIGKQLVKRVVEKLANDEVEKMIIWAFEKNPSCKFYEKIGGKKVRRKIVNISGKELVEVGFCWNNLEQLVSEL, encoded by the coding sequence ATGGGGATTAGCATTAGAGAGGCTACAATAAATGATGTTTATGGTATTGCAAAAGTTCATGTGGATTCATGGAATACAACATATAAAGACATAGTTCCAGCTGAATACTTGAAATCAAGAACCTATAAATGGCAAGAAGAACGTTGGGTAAAAAGATATTTTGCAAATAAAAATACAAAAGAATTTTTATATGTTGCAGTAACTATGGATGATAGAGTTATTGGATTTGCATGTGGTTCATCACTAAACGAAGATATTGAATTTAAAGGGACTATAAATGCAATATATATTTTAGATAGCTATCAAAAGCAGGGCATTGGTAAGCAATTAGTTAAGAGAGTAGTTGAGAAATTGGCTAACGATGAAGTTGAGAAGATGATAATTTGGGCATTTGAAAAAAATCCATCCTGCAAATTCTATGAGAAAATTGGTGGAAAAAAGGTAAGACGAAAAATTGTTAACATTAGCGGGAAAGAACTAGTTGAAGTAGGGTTTTGCTGGAATAACTTAGAACAGCTAGTAAGTGAATTATAA
- a CDS encoding nucleotide modification associated domain-containing protein, which produces MSKVDQHKEICERLNKIYTAKNKDYGDSFSEGFQEYGLIMPAIRLEDKLRRYKQLIREDAEVKDESIIDTLLDLANYSIMTIIEIENKDKEK; this is translated from the coding sequence ATGTCAAAAGTTGACCAACATAAAGAGATATGTGAAAGATTAAATAAAATATATACTGCTAAAAACAAAGACTATGGTGACAGTTTCAGTGAAGGGTTTCAAGAATACGGGCTTATAATGCCTGCAATTAGATTAGAAGATAAGCTGCGAAGATATAAGCAATTAATTAGAGAAGATGCTGAAGTAAAAGATGAGAGCATTATTGACACTCTATTAGATTTGGCCAATTATTCCATAATGACAATTATAGAAATCGAAAATAAAGACAAAGAAAAATAA
- a CDS encoding HAD family hydrolase, whose translation MNKPKMVIFDYGQTLVNEKVFDTLKGTKAVLSVAANNPNNVSAEEVQALANQLSQEIGRYGVEFQKQTFLEVHNHFFQNYLYEYFGIQFTKSAAEIERIFQNAACIAESTKNIESFLQFLEDVNIRTSVISNISFSGDLLKERINYFIPSHKFEFIIASSEYVFRKPHKRIFELALRKAKLDASDVWYCGDNAVFDVDGAANCGLLPVWYKGAIEKSNKYIPKNKCLIIDDWNELIDKLKML comes from the coding sequence ATGAATAAACCCAAAATGGTGATTTTTGATTATGGACAAACTCTTGTTAATGAAAAGGTATTTGATACATTAAAGGGTACAAAGGCAGTATTAAGTGTAGCTGCTAATAATCCTAATAATGTTTCAGCAGAGGAAGTACAAGCATTAGCAAATCAATTAAGTCAAGAAATAGGCCGATATGGAGTAGAATTTCAGAAGCAAACATTTTTAGAAGTTCATAATCATTTTTTTCAGAACTACCTTTACGAATACTTTGGTATTCAATTTACAAAATCAGCAGCAGAGATTGAACGTATATTTCAAAATGCGGCTTGTATTGCTGAATCAACAAAAAACATAGAGAGTTTTTTGCAGTTTTTAGAGGATGTAAATATACGAACAAGTGTAATAAGTAATATATCTTTTAGTGGGGATTTATTGAAAGAACGTATCAACTACTTTATACCATCACATAAATTTGAATTTATTATAGCAAGTAGTGAATATGTGTTTAGGAAACCTCATAAGAGAATATTTGAATTAGCCCTTCGTAAAGCAAAGCTTGATGCCAGTGATGTTTGGTATTGTGGGGATAATGCAGTTTTTGATGTTGATGGTGCAGCAAATTGTGGTTTGCTTCCCGTTTGGTATAAAGGAGCAATTGAGAAATCAAATAAATATATCCCAAAGAATAAATGCTTAATAATAGATGATTGGAATGAACTTATAGATAAATTAAAAATGCTTTAA
- a CDS encoding AraC family transcriptional regulator: MNFIQNLQRAIDYMEEYILEPITYEDVAKHVYMSSYHFHRTFSLVTGITANEYIRTRRLSMAGQEISISDEKVIDIALKYGYDSPESFTKAFTRFHGITPNAARRAGMKLKSFNRLIIKIKLEGGTVMDYRIEKREAFKLLAKVKKFRNESISEEGNTEIPDFWKECGDNGTFDILKQNTNRNDIYGACAPISKESTQFDYGIGVEFSIGNVPEGYTIWEVKPTLWAVFKCIGDTADCIGETWEKIFSEFLPGSEYSMLDDTDFELYSEDNKADCFCEIWIPVEKKKHP, from the coding sequence ATGAATTTTATTCAAAACTTGCAGAGGGCAATCGACTATATGGAAGAATATATATTAGAACCAATCACATATGAGGATGTTGCAAAACATGTCTACATGTCAAGCTATCATTTTCATAGAACATTTAGCTTAGTGACTGGTATAACAGCAAATGAGTATATTAGGACTAGAAGATTATCTATGGCGGGCCAGGAAATCTCTATATCTGACGAAAAAGTAATTGATATTGCTCTAAAATATGGTTATGATTCTCCGGAAAGTTTTACAAAGGCATTTACCAGATTCCATGGTATTACGCCGAATGCTGCAAGACGAGCAGGTATGAAATTAAAATCTTTTAATCGCCTTATTATTAAAATAAAATTAGAAGGTGGTACTGTTATGGACTACAGAATCGAAAAACGTGAGGCCTTTAAATTACTGGCTAAGGTTAAAAAGTTTAGAAATGAATCAATTTCAGAAGAGGGAAATACTGAAATTCCAGATTTTTGGAAAGAATGTGGCGACAATGGCACATTTGATATTTTGAAACAAAACACTAACAGGAATGATATTTATGGAGCTTGTGCACCAATATCAAAAGAAAGTACACAATTTGATTATGGCATTGGTGTGGAATTTAGTATTGGTAATGTACCAGAAGGATATACCATATGGGAGGTAAAACCTACACTATGGGCTGTATTTAAGTGTATAGGTGATACTGCGGATTGTATAGGCGAAACCTGGGAAAAAATCTTTTCAGAATTTCTTCCAGGTTCAGAGTATAGTATGCTTGATGATACTGATTTTGAATTATACTCAGAAGATAATAAAGCAGACTGTTTTTGTGAAATATGGATTCCTGTTGAGAAAAAGAAACATCCATAA
- a CDS encoding pentapeptide repeat-containing protein gives MKVHEENMVRLGQLKVDCTKCSALCCTALFFSKIDGFPENKKAGKPCTKLENDYRCKIHHELEKFNMKGCIGYDCFGAGQHVTQCIYKGETWQTSEEKSKEIFDVFVIIFQLYQIRYFLEESKIIIPAKELWSDIENLIHENEALCNSTPQSILDIDIESYRNKANIILKQVSYFIIKSFKNINNKMVTELLGKNFKKRNMSGLDLSMKLLIASNFDSCIFDGTIFLGADTRDANFSNADLREAVFLTQGQINSAKGNRSTKLPKHLDYPVTWK, from the coding sequence ATGAAGGTGCATGAAGAAAATATGGTAAGATTAGGGCAACTAAAAGTAGATTGTACAAAATGCAGTGCTTTATGTTGTACAGCATTATTTTTTTCAAAAATAGATGGTTTTCCAGAGAATAAAAAAGCTGGTAAGCCTTGTACAAAATTAGAAAATGATTATCGGTGTAAGATTCATCATGAGTTGGAAAAATTCAACATGAAGGGTTGCATAGGATATGATTGCTTTGGGGCAGGCCAGCATGTAACTCAATGCATTTATAAAGGTGAGACATGGCAAACTTCAGAAGAGAAGTCAAAAGAAATATTTGATGTATTTGTAATTATTTTTCAATTATATCAAATACGTTACTTTTTAGAAGAATCAAAAATAATAATTCCTGCAAAAGAATTATGGAGTGATATTGAAAATTTGATTCATGAAAATGAGGCTCTATGTAATTCTACTCCACAAAGTATCCTTGATATAGACATTGAGAGTTATAGAAACAAAGCTAATATTATCTTAAAGCAAGTCAGTTATTTTATTATAAAGTCTTTTAAGAATATTAATAATAAGATGGTAACAGAACTATTAGGGAAAAATTTCAAGAAAAGAAATATGAGTGGATTGGATTTGAGCATGAAATTACTAATTGCAAGTAATTTTGATAGTTGTATATTTGACGGAACAATTTTTTTAGGAGCAGATACAAGAGATGCGAACTTTAGTAATGCTGATTTAAGAGAAGCTGTTTTCCTTACGCAAGGACAAATTAATTCTGCTAAAGGAAATAGAAGTACGAAATTACCAAAACATTTGGATTATCCAGTAACATGGAAGTAA
- a CDS encoding radical SAM protein encodes MKISKKDALMWFEFFSMLPEEEELMTKQKEIMYSTFAQIEAVIDQRNDRLMSEITGLKTLKNRTLFVGDESKFPKGCISCLMGTGLGAIRKTNKCNIECKFCYNYGELDDIPPVGEGMWDIGGTKFYEKDIDLLFSIHKKPTGVAYVYLEPFMEIEKYYSVIKKFSAAGIYQHLYTNGLLATEETLKALGEAGLNEIRFNLGASNCSDKVIENIKIAKKYINNVGIETPMTPEFFEAFFKKKQIILDTKLDFINCAELHLNDNNIDNYYGENMYISRHGYVSPIWSRELTLKFMKIADEEKWDLAVHDCSNNTKFARDLNLSSKEGKWFGASNYACEFPKIPFESFLPILRDDNFKFLSEEELPEGYKPGELIF; translated from the coding sequence ATGAAGATTTCAAAGAAAGACGCCTTGATGTGGTTTGAATTTTTTTCAATGCTGCCAGAGGAAGAGGAACTAATGACAAAACAAAAGGAAATTATGTACTCTACCTTTGCACAAATTGAGGCAGTAATTGATCAAAGAAACGATAGGCTAATGTCGGAAATTACAGGTTTGAAAACCTTGAAGAATAGAACTTTATTTGTAGGAGATGAAAGTAAATTTCCAAAAGGATGTATTTCTTGTCTCATGGGCACTGGCTTAGGTGCAATAAGAAAAACTAATAAATGCAACATAGAGTGCAAGTTCTGCTACAACTATGGAGAACTAGATGATATTCCTCCAGTTGGCGAAGGTATGTGGGATATTGGAGGTACAAAATTTTATGAAAAGGATATTGATTTACTGTTTTCCATCCACAAGAAACCCACTGGAGTTGCCTATGTTTATTTAGAACCCTTCATGGAAATTGAAAAATACTATTCTGTAATAAAGAAATTTAGTGCTGCAGGAATCTACCAGCATCTATATACAAACGGTCTTTTAGCAACTGAAGAGACTTTAAAAGCATTAGGGGAAGCAGGCCTTAATGAGATACGCTTCAATCTGGGAGCCTCTAATTGCTCAGACAAGGTTATTGAAAACATTAAAATTGCGAAAAAATACATTAATAATGTAGGCATTGAAACTCCTATGACTCCAGAGTTTTTCGAAGCATTTTTTAAGAAAAAACAGATTATTTTAGATACAAAGCTAGATTTTATAAATTGTGCGGAATTACATTTAAATGATAATAACATAGACAATTATTATGGAGAAAACATGTATATCTCGAGACATGGCTATGTATCTCCAATTTGGAGCAGAGAATTAACTCTAAAATTCATGAAAATAGCCGATGAAGAAAAGTGGGATTTAGCAGTTCATGATTGCTCAAACAATACAAAGTTCGCTAGAGATTTAAATTTGAGCAGCAAAGAGGGTAAGTGGTTTGGAGCCAGCAATTACGCCTGTGAATTTCCAAAGATTCCATTCGAATCATTTCTGCCAATACTGCGCGATGACAATTTCAAATTTCTAAGTGAAGAAGAACTGCCTGAGGGTTATAAACCAGGAGAGTTAATTTTTTAG
- a CDS encoding class I SAM-dependent methyltransferase, protein MAEFWESSFIENQMMWGFDPADSAILTKDFFLEKKVKDILIPGIGYGRNAKVFIDNKINVTGIEISKTAIDLAKQNGIDINIFHGSVADMPFDNKLYDGIFCYALIHLLSKEEREKFIKDCYNQLKPNGYMIFTTISKEAPMYGRGKQLGKDYFEIMDGVKMFFYDSDSVKQDFGQYGLIEISEIVEPHKDNENKPPFKFTMIKCQKNL, encoded by the coding sequence GTGGCAGAATTCTGGGAATCAAGTTTTATAGAAAATCAAATGATGTGGGGCTTTGATCCTGCAGATTCAGCAATATTAACAAAGGACTTTTTTCTTGAAAAGAAAGTTAAGGATATATTAATACCTGGCATTGGATATGGTAGAAACGCAAAGGTTTTTATTGATAACAAAATAAATGTAACAGGTATTGAGATTTCAAAAACAGCCATTGATTTAGCAAAGCAAAATGGAATTGATATTAATATCTTTCATGGTTCTGTAGCTGATATGCCTTTTGATAACAAACTTTATGACGGTATATTTTGCTATGCACTTATTCACTTATTGAGTAAAGAGGAGAGAGAGAAGTTTATTAAGGATTGCTACAATCAGTTAAAGCCTAATGGATATATGATTTTTACTACTATTTCAAAGGAAGCCCCAATGTATGGACGCGGCAAGCAACTGGGGAAAGACTATTTCGAGATTATGGACGGGGTAAAAATGTTTTTTTATGACTCCGACTCTGTAAAACAGGATTTTGGACAATACGGACTAATAGAAATTTCGGAAATTGTTGAGCCGCATAAGGATAACGAAAATAAACCCCCATTTAAATTTACGATGATAAAATGTCAAAAGAATCTATAA
- a CDS encoding methyltransferase domain-containing protein: MHKHYIKMLVCPVCHHELEWHVQEENQDRIINAKASCKACEAEYEVRDEIAVFLTDQLSRNDLWDSGESSMEKFFKENPDTYQKLMNTPEEELNGADYWFKASYFEMKKDFLTSSRMFKQGFEKIYTKDYINGWDSQMDYIVNNIENDQPIIDLATGKGYLVEKLLMKKENYVAATDFSPTILRRNKEYYKAKGLYDKLSLISFDARKTPFRDNSITTMTSNMGLQNIEQAGEVTKELNRITQSEFMPVMCFIDKDDKTHIELLNKFGINAYSTRENAVETFKKSGWDIEICNSFLADIKPTPKGEILEGGEIDGFPIEDTQVEFCVVKLRK; the protein is encoded by the coding sequence ATGCATAAACACTATATTAAAATGCTTGTATGTCCAGTATGCCACCATGAATTGGAATGGCATGTACAGGAAGAAAATCAGGATAGAATAATTAACGCAAAGGCAAGTTGCAAAGCCTGCGAGGCAGAATATGAAGTTAGAGATGAAATCGCAGTATTTTTAACTGATCAGTTGTCTAGGAATGATCTTTGGGATAGTGGGGAAAGCTCAATGGAGAAATTCTTCAAAGAAAACCCTGATACCTATCAAAAGCTTATGAATACACCTGAAGAAGAATTGAATGGTGCTGATTATTGGTTTAAAGCCTCCTATTTTGAAATGAAAAAAGATTTTCTTACAAGTTCTAGGATGTTTAAACAAGGCTTTGAAAAGATATATACTAAGGATTATATTAATGGTTGGGACAGCCAAATGGATTATATAGTTAATAATATTGAAAATGATCAGCCCATCATCGACCTTGCAACTGGCAAAGGGTATCTTGTTGAAAAGCTGCTGATGAAGAAAGAAAACTATGTAGCTGCTACAGACTTTAGCCCAACAATACTTAGGAGAAATAAAGAATATTATAAAGCCAAGGGTCTGTATGATAAATTGAGCTTAATTTCCTTTGATGCAAGAAAAACTCCTTTTAGAGATAACTCTATTACAACAATGACCAGCAATATGGGGCTTCAAAATATTGAACAAGCAGGAGAAGTTACTAAGGAGCTTAACAGAATAACTCAAAGTGAATTTATGCCAGTTATGTGTTTTATAGATAAAGATGATAAAACACATATTGAACTCTTAAATAAATTTGGAATTAATGCTTATTCAACAAGAGAAAATGCGGTAGAAACCTTTAAAAAATCTGGATGGGATATTGAAATCTGCAACTCATTTCTAGCAGATATAAAACCAACTCCAAAAGGTGAGATTCTAGAAGGTGGAGAAATTGATGGATTTCCAATAGAGGACACACAAGTTGAGTTTTGCGTGGTTAAGCTAAGGAAATAA
- a CDS encoding PadR family transcriptional regulator — protein sequence MPRKDSIDIGELTDAAFYILSSVIEEKHGYLIMKTIEEFTSNEVSIGPASLYTTLKKLLSAGLIELTKDEEESKKIYKITEAGHDMLIKEIQRKKRMIRFAEHFLK from the coding sequence ATGCCACGAAAGGATTCCATAGATATAGGAGAATTAACAGATGCTGCTTTTTATATACTATCAAGCGTTATAGAAGAAAAACATGGCTATCTGATTATGAAAACTATTGAAGAGTTTACAAGCAATGAAGTATCAATTGGACCTGCCTCCCTTTATACTACTTTAAAAAAGCTTTTGTCAGCAGGGCTTATAGAGCTTACTAAGGATGAAGAAGAAAGTAAAAAGATATATAAGATTACCGAGGCAGGACATGATATGTTAATAAAAGAAATTCAGAGAAAAAAGCGGATGATAAGATTTGCAGAGCATTTTTTAAAATAG